From a region of the Cytophagia bacterium CHB2 genome:
- a CDS encoding DNA repair protein RecN, translating to MLQKLSLLNYALADQVDLELGPGLNIFTGETGAGKSILVGAIAALLGEKAAFNPQRAADTKAVIEGLFVNCSQNILELLRRQEIDLLDDQSLLIRREFHPTGRSRAFVNDTPVSSSVLDELSELLA from the coding sequence ATGCTGCAAAAGCTTTCGCTGTTGAATTACGCGCTGGCCGATCAGGTTGACTTGGAACTCGGCCCGGGCTTGAATATTTTCACCGGCGAAACCGGCGCGGGAAAATCGATTTTGGTTGGCGCAATTGCCGCTTTGTTGGGTGAAAAAGCAGCATTCAATCCGCAGCGCGCGGCTGATACCAAGGCGGTGATCGAAGGGCTCTTTGTCAATTGTTCGCAAAATATTCTGGAGCTACTGCGGCGGCAGGAAATCGATCTCTTAGATGATCAGTCTTTGCTCATTCGGCGCGAGTTTCATCCCACGGGCAGGAGCCGCGCGTTTGTGAATGACACGCCGGTGTCCTCGAGCGTGCTCGATGAACTGTCCGAATTGCTGGCC